Genomic segment of Desulfobacterales bacterium:
GAACCCCGGCGGGGTGCGGATCGGCACGGCCGAGATCTACCGGCAGCTGGATCAGCTGCCGGAGGTGGCGGACAGCGTGGTGGTGGGACAAAGCTGGAAAAACGATGTGCGGGTGGTGTTGTTCGTTAAACTTGCGCCCGGATGTGAATTGAGCGATGAGCTGAAAGACAGGATCCGGCAGACGATCCGCACCCATGCGTCGCCGCGGCATGTGCCGGCCAAGATACTGGCGGTGCCGGACATACCGTATACCCTGAACATGAAGAAAGTGGAGATCGCCGTGCGCAAGGTGATCCACAACCAGCCGGTGCGCAACAAAGACGCCCTGCGCAACCCGGAAGTGCTTGATTATTATGCCGGATTACCGGAGCTGCAGCAAGATTAGCGCAGCAGGATATGCCCTGCAGGGGGAATGCCATATGTCAGCCCCCCAATTCCTGCGTTCGTTATAAAGAATCCATCAGTGTTCGCCATCTTTTACGCTGCAGCACAATAATCGTGCATAAAACAATGCTCAGGGCAATGCTGGCCGTACCCAGGGTCAAGCTGAATTTATAGCGGAGTTTTTCGTTGTCGCGGACATCCTTTGCGACCCTGATCTGCATTTGAAACAGAGCGTCTATTTTATTTATAAAGGGATCGATATGCCGGTAAACTTCTTTTTGTACAAATTCAGCCAGAGCCGCGCGGTCTTCTTTATGGAGAATGGCGGTCAGTTTTTTTGAGGACTTGTCCGCATCGACAAACAACAATGTGAGTTCTTCGATCAGCTTTTTTTCCTCGTCAACAAGGTGCGTTTTCAAGTACTCGGCCCACATTTGGGGCATTTTCCGATTTGTTTCGTCAATGATTATGCGACCGGCGGACCATGAAGTATTACCGTCAAGGACTTTGTGAGCGGTATCGACGATATGGATGCCGTACATGTCGGAAATCTGCTTTAACTGCTGCAGGGGCAGCACACGATCCTCATATATCGTATCAAGGCCCTGACTTATTGTTTTCATGTTGCTCAATCTTAAAATCCCCAGCCCAGCCCCGATGGATACAAATGTCATTACCAGCGACAGAATGAACAGTCTCCGTTTGCTCTTAGCGTATCGATCATAGAAGATATAACGTTTTGTCATATCCCACGCTCCTGAAAATAAAGAGAATTGTTTGATGGGAAAAGGTTTCAGCTCCGGTAATATACAGCGGTGCCGCTATCGCGGTCAACAAGGAAAAAGGATACCAGCCGTTCCGCGTGCGGCGGGGAAATTGTTGTATCAGGTTTAAGGGTAGGCGTTGATTATAAGGGGGTTATTTGGTTTGGCCTCGATTACAGTTCCCTGATGGCGTCAAACTGTTTCTGATAACCGCTCGGGTCGATGCGCGCTTCAACCAAGACGCCGTGGGGGTTGGACAGCGCGCTTTTCAACGCCTGCCGGTATTGATCAACGGTTTCAACCGTAACGCCATCCAGGCCGAAGCCCTTGGCCAGGGCGATGTAATCCGGCCGGGGAAAATTGACGCCGAAGGGTTTAAAGCCCTTCATCGCCTGTTTAACGGTGATCAGACTGTGGCCGTCGTCTGAGAATACGACGTAAACAATGGGCAGGTTGTGTCGTTTGCCGGTCAGCAGTTCGGGCAGGCGCATCATGAACCCTGCATCACCGCACAGGCACACCACCGGGCGCTGCGGTTCCGCCAGCTTTGCCGCCTGGGCGGCCGGCAGGCAAAACCCCATGGACGCCAGACCGTTTG
This window contains:
- a CDS encoding acetoacetate--CoA ligase, producing NPGGVRIGTAEIYRQLDQLPEVADSVVVGQSWKNDVRVVLFVKLAPGCELSDELKDRIRQTIRTHASPRHVPAKILAVPDIPYTLNMKKVEIAVRKVIHNQPVRNKDALRNPEVLDYYAGLPELQQD
- a CDS encoding MCP four helix bundle domain-containing protein, translating into MTKRYIFYDRYAKSKRRLFILSLVMTFVSIGAGLGILRLSNMKTISQGLDTIYEDRVLPLQQLKQISDMYGIHIVDTAHKVLDGNTSWSAGRIIIDETNRKMPQMWAEYLKTHLVDEEKKLIEELTLLFVDADKSSKKLTAILHKEDRAALAEFVQKEVYRHIDPFINKIDALFQMQIRVAKDVRDNEKLRYKFSLTLGTASIALSIVLCTIIVLQRKRWRTLMDSL